A region of Fusarium keratoplasticum isolate Fu6.1 chromosome 6, whole genome shotgun sequence DNA encodes the following proteins:
- a CDS encoding Maintenance of mitochondrial morphology protein 1 has protein sequence MGDTCPQSPERTLSFTQGFIVGQISVVLVLAAFIKFFIFGDPPSPDVTASLRATERRSRTLAHKRSLLSLRSSGNRQDRELSRKKSSVLRNPPVLTIGSILSKTYYNVDSHQPESLDWFNVLIAQTIAQFRSDAQHDDAILNSLSKALNGTSRPDFVDEIRVTELSLGEDFPIFSNCRIIPVDEDGMSLGIGKKFDPATAARDGTRLQARMDVDLSDMLTLAVETKLLLNYPKKLSAVLPVALAVSVVRFSGTLSISFIPSNPSQPTRMIFNFLDDYRLDFSIRSLLGSRSRLQDVPKIAQLVEARLHRWFDERAVEPRFQEIALPSLWPRKKNTRGPDDGLAEGSASMGRSKGKDVGRDLRDEVFGSDAGSRDRASLRHRRGTRSDNSDDLSMPGSLPRSQRGT, from the exons ATGGGTGATACCTGTCCCCAGTCACCCGAACGGAC TCTGTCCTTCACCCAAGGCTTCATAGTCGGACAAATCTCGGTCGTGCTTGTGTTGGCCGCCTTCATAAagttcttcatctttggtgACCCTCCTTCACCCGACGTCACCGCTTCCTTGAGGGCAACCGAGCGACGGTCAAGAACGCTTGCTCATAAGCGCTCGTTGCTTAGTCTGCGCAGCTCTGGCAATCGTCAAGACAGGGAGTTGAGCCGCAAGAAGTCGAGCGTCCTCAGAAACCCTCCCGTGCTTACCATTGGGTCCATCCTCAGCAAGACGTACTACAATGTCGACAGCCATCAGCCTGAGAGTCTCGACTGGTTCAACGTCCTCATTGCGCAGACCATTGCACAGTTCCGCAGTGATGCGCAGCATGATGATGCCATTCTCAACTCTCTAAGCAAGGCGCTGAATGGGACCTCGCGCCCGGActtcgtcgatgagatcAGGGTCACGGAGCTGAGCTTGGGCGAGGACTTTCCCATCTTCAGCAACTGTCGCATCATCCccgttgatgaagatggaaTGAGTCTTGGTATCGGAAAGAAGTTTGACCCGGCTACGGCAGCGAGAGATGGCACGCGCCTTCAAGCACGGATGGATGTTGATCTGAGCGACATGCTCACTCTTGCCGTGGAAACGAAGCTCCTACTTAATTATCCCAAGAAATTATCGGCGGTACTTCCTGTCGCACTGGCCGTCTCGGTGGTCAGATTCAGTGGCACACTCTCAATATCCTTCATCCCTAGCAACCCCTCTCAGCCGACCAGGATGATCTTCAACTTTCTTGACGACTACCGGTTGGACTTTTCCATTCGGAGTCTTCTCGGCAGCCGCTCTCGACTTCAGGACGTCCCCAAGATTGCCCAGCTTGTCGAGGCCCGCCTCCACCGGTGGTTTGATGAGCGAGCCGTTGAGCCACGGTTTCAGGAGATTGCCCTCCCAAGTCTGTGGCCGCGAAAGAAGAATACCCGAGGCCCGGATGACGGGCTGGCCGAGGGGAGCGCTTCTATGGGTCGGTCAAAGGGTAAGGATGTTGGTCGAGACTTGCGGGACGAGGTGTTCGGAAGTGATGCTGGTAGTAGGGACCGAGCATCACTTCGTCATCGCCGGGGAACGAGAAGTGACAACAGTGACGACTTGTCGATGCCCGGATCGCTCCCTCGGTCTCAGAGAGGTACATAG